A single window of Pseudomonas lutea DNA harbors:
- a CDS encoding cryptochrome/photolyase family protein yields MMPVRRVCLVLGDQLSFDLASLADLDPRRDAVLMVEVMEEATHVGHHPQKIALIFSAMRHFAQALQQRGILVQYVTLDDPLNTGSVPGELQRWHASLQAEEIHATECGDWRLEHAIKTSGLPITWHSDSRFLCSRAEFAAWASGKPQLRMEFFYREMRRKQRLLLNNDGSPVGGAWNFDADNRKALPKKVMAPYPARFAPDAITHEVLTLVGERFASHYGSLEGFDYPVTHTDAQALWQYFLDYGLAAFGDYQDAMAIDEPYLFHARISAALNIGLLDLRQLCSDVESAYWSGSVGLNAAEGFIRQLIGWREYVRGVYWLKMPDYAEGNSFGNTRALPEFYWTGQTRMNCMRQAIGQSLKHAYAHHIQRLMVTGNFALLAGIAPRQVCEWYLAIYMDAYDWVELPNTLGMVMHADGGYLGSKPYCASGQYIKRMSDYCGGCAYKVTESTTDDACPFNALYWHFVMRHGNVLRDNQRMVMVYKNLDRMDAAKQDALWQRGETLLSRLDAGEAL; encoded by the coding sequence ATGATGCCCGTGCGCCGCGTGTGCCTGGTGCTCGGCGACCAACTGTCTTTTGACCTCGCTTCCCTCGCCGACCTTGATCCCAGACGCGACGCCGTCCTGATGGTCGAAGTCATGGAGGAAGCCACCCATGTCGGCCATCACCCTCAAAAAATCGCCCTGATCTTCAGTGCCATGCGCCATTTCGCCCAGGCGCTTCAACAGCGCGGCATCCTGGTGCAGTACGTCACACTCGACGATCCACTGAACACCGGGTCGGTGCCGGGTGAACTGCAGCGCTGGCACGCGTCGCTGCAAGCCGAAGAAATCCACGCCACCGAATGCGGCGACTGGCGTCTGGAACACGCCATCAAGACCAGTGGCCTGCCCATCACCTGGCACAGCGACAGTCGTTTCCTCTGCTCGCGCGCCGAATTTGCAGCCTGGGCCAGCGGCAAACCCCAGCTGCGCATGGAATTCTTCTACCGCGAGATGCGGCGCAAACAGCGGCTGCTGCTCAATAACGATGGCTCCCCCGTCGGTGGTGCATGGAATTTCGACGCTGATAACCGTAAGGCGCTGCCGAAAAAAGTCATGGCGCCCTACCCCGCACGCTTCGCCCCTGACGCCATCACTCACGAAGTCCTGACGCTGGTCGGCGAGCGTTTTGCCAGCCATTACGGCTCGCTGGAAGGCTTCGATTACCCGGTGACTCACACCGACGCGCAGGCCCTCTGGCAGTATTTTCTGGATTACGGCCTGGCCGCTTTCGGTGATTATCAGGACGCCATGGCCATCGACGAGCCGTACCTGTTCCACGCGCGCATCAGTGCGGCGCTGAATATCGGCCTGCTCGACCTGCGCCAGCTGTGCAGCGACGTGGAGTCTGCGTATTGGTCAGGCAGCGTCGGGTTGAACGCGGCGGAGGGTTTTATCCGCCAACTGATCGGCTGGCGGGAATACGTGCGCGGTGTCTACTGGCTGAAGATGCCGGACTATGCCGAAGGCAATTCCTTCGGCAACACCCGCGCGCTGCCCGAGTTTTACTGGACCGGGCAGACCCGCATGAACTGTATGCGCCAGGCCATCGGGCAGAGCCTCAAACACGCCTACGCCCATCACATCCAGCGGCTCATGGTGACCGGCAACTTCGCCCTGCTGGCCGGCATAGCACCCAGGCAGGTCTGCGAGTGGTACCTGGCCATCTACATGGATGCCTACGACTGGGTCGAACTGCCGAACACGCTGGGCATGGTCATGCACGCGGACGGCGGCTACCTCGGCTCCAAGCCCTATTGCGCCAGCGGCCAATACATCAAGCGCATGTCCGATTACTGCGGCGGCTGCGCTTACAAGGTCACCGAGAGCACCACCGATGACGCGTGCCCGTTCAACGCGCTGTATTGGCATTTCGTGATGCGCCACGGCAACGTGCTGCGCGATAACCAGCGCATGGTCATGGTGTACAAGAATCTCGACCGGATGGACGCAGCCAAACAGGACGCGCTGTGGCAGCGGGGCGAAACGCTGCTGAGCCGGCTCGACGCCGGGGAGGCGTTGTGA
- a CDS encoding protealysin inhibitor emfourin produces the protein MRISFSESGGVAYFPGLNKPNTIEVDALPECDQQELRQLVAASEFFALPEGRRPARSLRGMQHYTLTISEGDRERTVCVPAPIESGPLQGLMQCVKRHVAG, from the coding sequence ATGCGTATCTCATTCAGTGAAAGCGGCGGGGTCGCCTACTTCCCGGGTTTGAACAAGCCCAACACCATTGAAGTGGACGCCCTGCCCGAATGTGATCAGCAGGAGCTGCGGCAGTTGGTGGCCGCGTCCGAATTCTTCGCATTGCCTGAAGGCCGCCGTCCGGCCCGCTCGCTGCGTGGCATGCAGCATTACACGCTGACCATCAGCGAAGGCGACCGGGAGCGCACGGTGTGCGTACCGGCGCCGATCGAGTCCGGACCGTTGCAGGGTCTGATGCAGTGCGTCAAACGCCACGTCGCGGGCTAA
- a CDS encoding M4 family metallopeptidase — MCRNHTRNPVLCLIPPYLLDQIARNGNKAQREAALRTRAKDNTFRSLRLSAQPDRRLVHLAATALTGKRRSIYTADGGETLPGTLVRGEGQPVSGDVAVDEAYDGLGATFDFFSEVYERNSIDDAGMALDATVHFGKGYNNAFWNSAQMVFGDGDQSLFNRFTIALDVIGHELAHGVTEDEAGLVYFNQAGALNESMSDVFGSLIKQYALKQTARQASWLIGEGLFTDKITGSALRSMKAPGTAFDDKVLGKDPQPGHMDDFVHTYDDNGGVHINSGIPNHAFYQVATRLGGHAWEKAGRIWYDALRDSRLRPNTGFVRFARITHDVAGRLYGVGEAAQNAVKEGWAAVGINAQ; from the coding sequence ATGTGCAGGAACCACACCCGAAACCCTGTTCTTTGCCTCATCCCTCCCTACCTGCTGGATCAGATCGCACGCAACGGCAATAAAGCCCAACGCGAAGCCGCCCTGCGCACCCGGGCCAAGGACAACACCTTTCGGTCACTGCGCCTGAGCGCCCAGCCTGATCGGCGCCTGGTTCATCTCGCCGCCACTGCGCTGACCGGCAAGCGTCGCTCGATCTACACCGCAGATGGCGGCGAAACCCTGCCCGGCACTCTGGTTCGCGGCGAAGGCCAGCCGGTCAGCGGCGACGTGGCCGTTGACGAAGCCTATGACGGGCTGGGCGCCACCTTCGATTTCTTCTCCGAAGTCTATGAACGCAACTCCATCGACGATGCCGGCATGGCCCTCGACGCCACCGTGCATTTCGGCAAGGGCTACAACAACGCGTTCTGGAACTCCGCGCAGATGGTGTTCGGCGACGGCGACCAGTCGCTGTTCAACCGCTTCACCATCGCCCTCGACGTGATCGGCCACGAACTCGCCCACGGCGTCACCGAGGACGAAGCCGGGCTGGTCTACTTCAACCAGGCCGGCGCGCTGAACGAATCGATGTCGGACGTGTTCGGCTCGCTGATCAAGCAGTACGCCCTGAAACAAACCGCCCGGCAGGCCAGCTGGCTGATCGGCGAAGGGCTGTTCACCGACAAGATCACCGGCAGCGCCCTGCGATCGATGAAAGCGCCCGGCACTGCCTTCGACGACAAGGTGCTGGGCAAAGACCCGCAGCCCGGTCACATGGACGACTTCGTCCACACCTATGATGACAACGGCGGCGTCCACATCAATTCCGGCATCCCCAATCATGCGTTCTACCAGGTCGCAACACGCCTCGGCGGGCATGCATGGGAGAAGGCCGGGCGCATCTGGTATGACGCACTGCGCGATTCGCGGCTGCGCCCCAACACCGGCTTCGTGCGTTTTGCGCGGATTACCCACGACGTCGCCGGCCGGCTGTACGGTGTAGGCGAAGCAGCACAAAACGCGGTAAAAGAAGGTTGGGCGGCCGTGGGCATCAACGCACAATGA
- a CDS encoding response regulator transcription factor has protein sequence MQVLLIEDDPVHRAFLREVIEVALPECTRLLEAEDGQIGERLFSQSPVDAVVMDLQMPCRTGVEAAKTIWRLQPDTSILFWSNYSDEAYVRGIARIVPQGAAYGYILKTASEERLRLALRGLFIEQQCVIDREIRGVQLKAHDQLSGLSDGEYEVLQDIALGLTDRTIATRRNLSLRSVQNRLQQLYEKLGVYQPDDASERSTAFNLRARAVNVALLRRLLNRTALEQAEAELQLWLKNPPPLAENARP, from the coding sequence ATGCAAGTCCTGTTGATCGAAGACGACCCGGTGCACCGGGCGTTCCTGCGCGAAGTGATCGAGGTGGCCCTGCCGGAATGCACGCGCCTGCTGGAAGCCGAAGACGGTCAGATTGGCGAGCGGCTGTTCAGCCAGAGCCCGGTGGATGCCGTGGTCATGGACCTGCAGATGCCTTGCCGCACCGGCGTTGAGGCAGCAAAAACCATCTGGCGGCTGCAGCCGGACACGTCAATTTTGTTCTGGTCCAATTATTCGGACGAGGCCTATGTACGCGGGATTGCGCGCATCGTGCCCCAGGGCGCTGCGTATGGCTACATCCTTAAAACCGCGTCGGAAGAGCGCTTGCGTCTGGCGTTGAGAGGGCTGTTCATCGAGCAGCAATGCGTGATCGACCGCGAGATTCGCGGCGTGCAACTCAAGGCCCATGATCAGCTTTCCGGGTTGAGCGATGGTGAGTACGAAGTGCTGCAAGACATCGCTCTGGGGCTGACCGACCGCACCATTGCCACGCGGCGCAACCTGTCACTGCGCAGCGTGCAGAACCGCTTGCAGCAGCTCTATGAAAAACTCGGCGTGTACCAGCCCGACGACGCCAGCGAGCGCAGCACCGCCTTCAACCTGCGCGCCCGCGCCGTCAACGTCGCCCTGCTGCGCCGCCTGCTCAACCGCACGGCACTGGAACAGGCTGAAGCTGAACTGCAGCTGTGGCTGAAAAACCCGCCGCCACTCGCCGAAAACGCGCGGCCGTAG
- a CDS encoding GAF domain-containing sensor histidine kinase, producing MAQRPHTLAEDVLHHFLGISRALAGQLDFQSMIDAVSREISPILPHDHLDVCLFVLDGREHITYESGVHTLWGDVAQPMPVHTSPIRTVLLGEQAFLLTHDAMNDARFAFPGAINHPIFDARLRSRLHVPLRARGEIIGALSCSKHTEHFYTLDDVRHTQHVADLLASYVYALRQTEQAKQLAIAEAQVRAREEGLRQGALRLTEELERERQRVGMDLHDQTLADLTRLHRRIARLETLPNVPGEDLRGIARALKDSMQELRQLIDAVKPTVLQLFGFEEGLEDLLRRSVRDSGLSIATRLQDSTQGMGDRLPESVKVALFRIIQEAVNNAIKHAMPDSIVINIGQTREGLQLTIDDDGVGLEANQRFNTGGIQNMQVRAQLMAAQLQIEPGPGERGTRVRVCLPLTDFALEPVTAPEVPCKSC from the coding sequence ATGGCACAGCGACCGCACACCCTCGCCGAAGACGTGCTGCACCACTTTCTCGGCATCTCCCGCGCCCTGGCCGGCCAGCTGGATTTCCAGTCGATGATCGACGCCGTCTCGCGGGAGATCAGCCCGATCCTGCCCCACGATCACCTCGATGTGTGTCTGTTCGTCCTCGATGGCCGCGAGCACATCACCTATGAGAGCGGTGTGCACACGCTGTGGGGTGATGTCGCCCAGCCCATGCCGGTGCACACCAGCCCGATTCGCACCGTGCTGCTGGGTGAACAGGCGTTCCTGCTGACCCACGATGCGATGAACGATGCCCGGTTTGCCTTTCCCGGCGCCATCAACCACCCGATCTTCGATGCCCGTTTACGCAGCCGCCTGCATGTGCCTCTGCGGGCGCGCGGTGAAATCATCGGCGCGTTGAGTTGCTCCAAACACACCGAGCATTTCTACACTTTGGATGACGTTCGTCACACCCAGCACGTCGCCGATCTGCTGGCCTCCTACGTATATGCCCTGCGACAGACCGAGCAGGCCAAGCAACTGGCGATCGCCGAGGCCCAGGTGCGCGCCCGTGAAGAGGGGTTGCGTCAGGGCGCATTGCGCCTGACCGAAGAGCTGGAGCGCGAGCGTCAGCGGGTCGGCATGGACTTGCACGACCAGACCCTCGCCGACCTGACCCGCCTGCATCGGCGCATCGCCCGCCTGGAAACCCTGCCCAACGTGCCGGGGGAAGACTTGCGCGGGATCGCGCGGGCGCTGAAAGACAGCATGCAGGAGCTGCGGCAGCTCATCGACGCGGTGAAGCCAACGGTGCTGCAGCTGTTCGGATTTGAAGAAGGCCTTGAGGATTTGTTGCGGCGCAGCGTGCGCGACAGCGGGCTGAGCATCGCGACGCGGCTGCAGGACAGCACGCAGGGCATGGGCGATCGTTTGCCGGAGTCGGTGAAGGTCGCGCTGTTCCGCATCATTCAGGAAGCCGTCAACAATGCGATCAAGCACGCCATGCCGGACAGCATCGTCATCAACATTGGCCAGACGCGCGAGGGTTTGCAACTGACCATCGACGATGATGGCGTGGGCCTGGAGGCCAATCAACGCTTCAACACGGGGGGCATCCAGAACATGCAAGTGCGCGCGCAGCTGATGGCGGCGCAGTTGCAGATCGAGCCGGGGCCCGGTGAGCGCGGCACCCGGGTTCGTGTGTGCCTGCCGCTGACAGACTTTGCGCTTGAACCCGTTACCGCGCCGGAGGTGCCATGCAAGTCCTGTTGA
- a CDS encoding ABC transporter substrate-binding protein — MKSRRHPLRRSLLCAALAVAPLMALPIAAHADTSGKTVALSNNYAGNSWRQLMLASWQQTTDKAVKDGLIKSADTFTTAENQATEQAAQIQNMILQGYDAIVINAASPTALNGAVKQACDAGIIVVSFDGTVSEPCAYRISMDFKQTGIEQMDYLAGRFPQGANVLEVRGLAGVSVDERIHSGITAGAQKHPNLKVVGEVNGNWSPTVAQKAVSGVLPSLPKVDAVVTQGGEGVGIAQAFVAAGRPLPAIIFGNREEELSWWKKQSDTQGYQSFSISSGPSISSLAFYVAQQLLDGKTMPHDLLSPAVTVTQQTLDASLKDLPKGGIVSETYTVDDVAKLKPAASL; from the coding sequence ATGAAAAGTCGTCGTCATCCGCTACGCCGTTCATTGCTCTGCGCTGCACTGGCCGTTGCGCCCCTGATGGCTCTGCCCATCGCTGCCCACGCCGACACGTCTGGCAAAACCGTCGCGCTGTCCAACAACTACGCCGGCAACTCCTGGCGCCAACTGATGCTCGCCAGCTGGCAACAGACCACCGACAAGGCGGTCAAGGATGGCCTGATCAAATCGGCCGACACCTTCACCACCGCCGAAAACCAGGCCACCGAGCAAGCCGCGCAAATCCAGAACATGATTTTGCAGGGCTATGACGCCATCGTCATCAACGCGGCCTCGCCGACGGCGCTCAACGGCGCGGTGAAGCAGGCCTGCGATGCCGGGATTATCGTGGTCTCCTTCGACGGCACCGTGTCCGAACCCTGTGCATACCGCATCTCCATGGACTTCAAGCAGACCGGCATCGAGCAGATGGACTACCTGGCCGGACGCTTCCCCCAGGGCGCCAATGTGCTGGAGGTCCGTGGCCTGGCCGGCGTTTCGGTGGACGAGCGTATTCACTCCGGTATCACCGCCGGCGCGCAGAAGCACCCGAACCTGAAAGTCGTCGGCGAGGTCAACGGCAACTGGTCACCCACCGTGGCACAGAAAGCCGTGTCCGGCGTGCTGCCCAGCCTGCCGAAAGTCGACGCGGTGGTCACCCAGGGCGGCGAGGGGGTGGGTATTGCCCAGGCCTTTGTAGCAGCGGGCCGTCCGTTGCCAGCAATCATCTTTGGCAACCGCGAAGAAGAACTGAGCTGGTGGAAAAAGCAGAGCGACACGCAGGGGTATCAGAGTTTCTCGATCAGCAGCGGACCGAGCATCTCCAGCCTGGCGTTTTATGTCGCGCAGCAGTTACTCGACGGCAAGACCATGCCCCATGACTTGCTCTCGCCAGCGGTGACCGTCACCCAGCAGACCCTCGACGCGAGCCTCAAGGACCTGCCAAAAGGCGGGATCGTCAGCGAGACCTACACCGTCGACGACGTCGCCAAGCTCAAGCCTGCCGCTTCCCTGTGA
- a CDS encoding sugar ABC transporter ATP-binding protein, which produces MNANGPVRVAFAGAGKSFGAVRALTDVDLSIRAGECLGLIGHNGAGKSTLMQVLAGTLAADSGQLLIEGRDVRDGYSVQVARQHGIRCVFQELSLCPNLSVAENTRLMSPALRGFGWRRRAGALIEAMLEQIFPGHGIDADDIVSDLSIGKRQMVEIARAFIHVDERLDLVILDEPTSSLDARVAEQLLRHVRRFVEGGGSIVLISHILGEMLGTCDRIAVMRDGKVVETRAASAFTHDSLVEVMGGTARETQAAAQVFASRREQGSPRVQQQPARQTDGRTVQAFAGEIVGLSGLAGHGQSQWLTQVLRDCVKRGTGASFVAGDRQTDGVFSLWSIGENITVGSLNQLKRGLLLNPDAEQTMADDWMKRMSIRTPDMRNPILSLSGGNQQKALFARALASDSQIILMDDPMRGVDVGTKREVYSILMEEAARGRTFIWYTTELEELTYCDHVYVFRDGQTVLDVPRSELSEERILRSSFAEETA; this is translated from the coding sequence ATGAACGCAAATGGACCTGTGCGGGTCGCCTTCGCCGGCGCCGGCAAATCGTTCGGCGCCGTGCGCGCCCTGACTGACGTCGACCTGAGCATCCGCGCCGGCGAGTGTTTGGGCCTTATCGGCCACAACGGCGCGGGTAAATCGACCCTGATGCAAGTGCTTGCCGGCACCCTTGCAGCTGACTCTGGGCAGCTGTTGATCGAAGGCCGCGACGTGCGCGACGGCTATTCGGTGCAGGTGGCTCGTCAGCACGGCATCCGCTGCGTGTTTCAGGAGCTCTCGCTGTGCCCGAACCTGAGCGTGGCGGAAAACACCCGCTTGATGTCACCGGCCCTGCGCGGCTTTGGTTGGCGGCGCAGGGCAGGGGCGCTGATCGAGGCCATGCTGGAGCAGATTTTCCCCGGTCACGGCATCGACGCCGATGACATCGTTTCTGATCTGTCCATCGGTAAGCGGCAAATGGTAGAGATCGCCCGGGCGTTTATTCACGTGGATGAGCGTCTGGACCTGGTCATCCTCGACGAACCGACCTCGTCGCTGGACGCACGCGTGGCCGAGCAACTGCTGCGCCATGTGCGGCGCTTCGTCGAGGGCGGCGGCAGCATCGTGCTGATCAGCCACATCCTCGGCGAAATGCTCGGCACCTGTGACCGCATCGCTGTGATGCGTGATGGCAAAGTGGTAGAAACCCGTGCTGCGAGCGCCTTCACCCATGACTCGCTGGTGGAGGTCATGGGCGGCACTGCACGCGAGACTCAGGCGGCCGCTCAGGTGTTTGCATCGCGCCGGGAGCAAGGCAGCCCGCGTGTGCAGCAGCAGCCGGCCCGGCAAACCGACGGGCGCACCGTGCAGGCGTTTGCCGGGGAGATCGTCGGCTTGTCCGGTCTCGCCGGCCATGGCCAGAGCCAGTGGCTGACCCAGGTGCTGCGCGATTGCGTCAAGCGCGGCACGGGCGCCAGCTTCGTCGCCGGTGACCGGCAGACCGATGGTGTGTTCTCGCTGTGGTCCATCGGCGAGAACATCACCGTCGGCTCGCTCAACCAGCTCAAGCGCGGCTTGCTGTTGAACCCCGACGCCGAGCAGACCATGGCCGATGACTGGATGAAGCGCATGAGCATCCGCACCCCCGACATGCGCAATCCGATCCTCTCGCTGTCCGGCGGCAACCAGCAAAAAGCCCTGTTTGCGCGTGCCTTGGCGTCCGACAGCCAGATCATCCTGATGGACGACCCCATGCGCGGCGTCGACGTCGGCACCAAGCGCGAGGTGTATTCGATCCTGATGGAGGAGGCGGCGCGCGGTCGCACGTTCATCTGGTACACCACCGAGCTGGAAGAGCTGACCTACTGCGACCACGTGTACGTATTCCGCGACGGCCAGACCGTCCTGGACGTGCCGCGCAGCGAACTGAGCGAGGAGCGGATTTTGCGCAGCTCCTTCGCCGAGGAAACCGCATGA
- a CDS encoding ABC transporter permease, translating into MNAPLNTVASAPVATRNPAARRARMLRAALPAVSLVVLLATIFIMQPRAMSYMGLNLMLNLAVPIALATIAQMLIISVNDLDLSMGSFISFVACVSVTLLDQHPFLGWLALAGCVGVYALLGALIHSRNLPSIVVTLGMSFIWVGGAILLLPSPGGTAPQWLQAMVRIKPPLVPLAIIACIVLGVAMHFFLMRSTVGVVLRGAGGNPLAIAKAGWSLLRIKVAMYAMAGSFGVLSGLFLVGLTTSADANVALRYTLLSIAGVILGGGEFVGGRVSPIGAVLGALTLVLAGSLLSFIRISPDWQIGAQGAILIFVLALRAAVNRLEVRPV; encoded by the coding sequence ATGAATGCCCCGTTGAACACCGTCGCGAGCGCCCCCGTGGCAACTCGCAACCCCGCCGCACGGCGGGCGCGCATGCTGCGTGCCGCCTTGCCGGCGGTGTCGCTGGTCGTGTTGCTGGCGACCATTTTCATCATGCAGCCCCGGGCCATGAGCTACATGGGCCTTAACCTGATGCTCAACCTGGCGGTGCCCATCGCGCTGGCGACCATCGCCCAGATGCTGATCATCAGCGTCAACGATCTGGACCTGTCCATGGGCAGTTTCATCAGCTTCGTCGCCTGCGTTTCGGTGACGTTGCTCGATCAGCATCCGTTTCTCGGCTGGCTGGCGCTGGCCGGCTGCGTCGGCGTGTATGCGCTGCTCGGCGCGCTGATTCACAGCCGCAATCTGCCGTCGATTGTCGTCACGCTGGGCATGTCGTTCATCTGGGTCGGTGGCGCGATTTTGCTGCTGCCTTCGCCGGGCGGAACCGCACCGCAGTGGTTGCAGGCAATGGTGCGGATCAAGCCGCCGCTGGTCCCGCTGGCGATCATCGCGTGCATCGTGCTGGGGGTTGCCATGCATTTTTTCCTGATGCGCTCGACCGTGGGCGTGGTCTTGCGCGGGGCAGGGGGCAACCCGCTGGCGATTGCCAAGGCTGGCTGGTCGTTGCTGCGCATCAAAGTGGCGATGTACGCCATGGCGGGCAGCTTCGGTGTGTTGTCGGGCCTGTTTCTGGTGGGACTGACGACGTCGGCAGACGCCAATGTGGCGCTGCGCTACACGCTGCTGTCGATCGCCGGAGTGATTTTGGGTGGCGGTGAATTCGTCGGCGGGCGCGTGTCGCCCATCGGCGCCGTGCTGGGCGCGCTGACGCTGGTACTGGCCGGCTCGCTGCTGTCGTTCATCCGCATCTCGCCGGACTGGCAGATCGGCGCCCAGGGCGCGATTCTGATTTTCGTGCTGGCGTTGCGTGCGGCGGTCAATCGTCTGGAGGTACGCCCTGTATGA
- a CDS encoding ABC transporter permease, whose amino-acid sequence MSTSTLTALRGKPWLWSFLAALLIWGATLVFTGGQGAGALLSGALAFSTFFAIVGIGQMFVISTGPGNIDLSIPANIALSGALGMKLMDGQDANVWLGVVGVLGIGVLVGCGNFVLIRLLRIPPIIATLSASFILQSLAIAYGRSVRVPPPDSFYSFATGRVFGVPYLALVVIGVAVLMGYVLTRTRYGRSVLAIGQNARAAELAGIRVGRMRFATYVLCAVFGSLCGLTLAGFSGGASLGMGEEYLLASIAVVVIGGTSVAGGFSNVPGIWGASLFLYLLVSMLNTFGASAGVRLILTGLIIIAVITAVSGPKNARA is encoded by the coding sequence ATGAGCACATCAACGTTGACAGCGCTGCGCGGCAAGCCGTGGCTGTGGTCGTTCCTCGCCGCGTTGCTCATCTGGGGCGCGACACTGGTATTCACCGGCGGGCAGGGCGCAGGTGCATTGCTGTCCGGTGCGCTGGCGTTTTCGACATTTTTCGCGATCGTCGGCATCGGCCAGATGTTCGTCATCAGCACGGGGCCTGGCAACATCGACCTGTCGATCCCGGCCAACATCGCCCTGAGTGGCGCGCTGGGCATGAAACTCATGGACGGCCAGGACGCCAATGTGTGGCTCGGCGTGGTCGGCGTGCTGGGCATCGGCGTGCTGGTGGGCTGCGGCAATTTCGTGCTGATCCGCTTGCTGCGGATTCCGCCGATCATCGCGACCCTGTCGGCAAGCTTCATCTTGCAGTCGCTGGCCATCGCCTACGGCCGCAGCGTGCGGGTGCCACCGCCGGACAGTTTTTACAGCTTCGCCACCGGCCGGGTGTTCGGCGTGCCGTACCTTGCCCTGGTGGTCATCGGTGTGGCGGTGCTCATGGGGTATGTGCTGACGCGCACCCGCTACGGCCGCTCGGTGCTGGCCATCGGTCAGAACGCTCGCGCGGCTGAACTGGCCGGCATTCGCGTCGGCCGGATGCGCTTCGCGACCTACGTGCTGTGCGCCGTGTTCGGCAGCCTCTGTGGCCTGACCCTGGCGGGTTTTTCCGGCGGTGCATCGCTGGGCATGGGCGAGGAATACCTGCTGGCGTCGATCGCCGTTGTGGTCATCGGCGGTACTTCGGTGGCCGGCGGGTTTTCCAACGTCCCCGGGATCTGGGGCGCCTCGCTGTTTCTTTACCTGCTGGTGAGCATGCTCAACACCTTCGGCGCCAGCGCCGGGGTGCGGCTGATCCTCACCGGGCTGATCATCATCGCGGTGATTACCGCTGTCAGCGGACCCAAAAATGCCCGCGCCTGA